In Rhizobiales bacterium NRL2, a genomic segment contains:
- a CDS encoding disulfide bond formation protein DsbA: MPRVEFHFDFGSPNAYLAHRVIPAVEQRSGAKFDYVPVLLGGVFKLTGNVSPMESLKGIRNKAEYGQLEMKRFVENHRISGFRWNEHFPVNTVLIMRGALAAERDGRLSDYVEAVFRAMWEDNRKMDDPETVAAVLDAAGLDGRALVEATQDPAIKQKLIGNTEASVERGNFGSPTFFVGDEMFFGKDKLRDVEDEIARQKAG, from the coding sequence ATGCCCAGGGTTGAATTCCATTTCGATTTCGGCAGCCCGAACGCCTATCTCGCGCACCGCGTCATCCCGGCGGTCGAGCAGCGTAGCGGCGCGAAGTTCGACTACGTGCCCGTCCTGCTGGGCGGCGTCTTCAAGCTGACCGGCAACGTCTCGCCCATGGAAAGCCTGAAGGGCATCCGCAACAAGGCGGAATACGGGCAGCTCGAGATGAAGCGTTTCGTCGAGAACCACCGCATCAGCGGGTTTCGCTGGAACGAGCACTTCCCCGTCAACACGGTGCTGATCATGCGCGGCGCCCTGGCGGCCGAGCGCGACGGCCGGCTGAGCGACTATGTCGAGGCCGTCTTCCGCGCCATGTGGGAGGACAACCGCAAGATGGACGATCCCGAGACCGTCGCGGCGGTGCTGGACGCCGCCGGCCTCGATGGCCGCGCCCTTGTCGAGGCGACGCAGGACCCGGCGATCAAGCAGAAGCTGATCGGGAACACCGAGGCCTCGGTCGAGCGCGGCAATTTCGGCAGCCCGACCTTCTTCGTCGGCGACGAGATGTTCTTCGGCAAGGACAAGCTGCGCGACGTCGAGGACGAGATCGCGCGCCAGAAGGCGGGCTAG
- a CDS encoding phosphonate metabolism protein PhnM, translating to MGETVFDNAQIVLRDRVVTGSLVLRDGRIAAFSEGRGVTGEDIDGDFLLPGLIELHTDFLEGCYLPRPKVKWNPIAAVLSHDAQVAASGITTVFDALRVGDDADSENVGEDAMVLAGAIADALDADMTRADHLLHIRCELSADNAADEFERMADSPRIRLVSLMDHTPGQRQFTDLDQFRTYYGGKTGWSTEKLDAFIVDRQARGARVAPDNRRRIVERARSMGLALASHDDATAGHVAEAIADGVAIAEFPTREEAARASHGHGMKVLMGAPNVVRGGSHSGNIAAAELARLGLLDILSSDYIPYSLLQAAFDLPRHAPEMNLADAMRTVTVNPAEATGLADRGEIAEGLRADLVRVRLVDGLPVVRGVWREGRRVA from the coding sequence ATGGGCGAGACGGTATTCGACAACGCGCAGATCGTCCTGCGCGACCGCGTCGTCACCGGCTCGCTGGTTCTGCGTGACGGGCGCATCGCCGCCTTCTCCGAGGGCCGTGGCGTCACGGGCGAGGATATCGACGGCGACTTCCTGCTGCCCGGCCTGATCGAGCTGCACACCGATTTCCTGGAGGGCTGTTACCTGCCGCGGCCGAAGGTGAAATGGAACCCGATCGCGGCGGTGCTGTCCCACGACGCCCAGGTCGCGGCCAGCGGAATCACCACGGTCTTCGATGCGCTGCGCGTCGGCGACGACGCCGATTCGGAAAATGTCGGCGAAGACGCCATGGTGCTGGCCGGCGCGATCGCCGACGCGCTGGACGCCGACATGACCCGCGCCGACCATCTGCTGCATATCCGCTGCGAGCTGTCGGCCGACAACGCCGCCGACGAATTCGAACGCATGGCCGACAGCCCCCGCATCCGTCTGGTCTCGCTGATGGATCACACCCCCGGCCAGCGGCAGTTCACCGATCTCGACCAGTTCCGGACCTACTACGGCGGCAAGACCGGCTGGTCGACCGAGAAGCTGGACGCCTTCATCGTCGACCGGCAGGCGCGCGGCGCCCGGGTTGCGCCGGACAACCGGCGGCGCATCGTCGAGCGCGCGCGCAGCATGGGACTGGCGCTCGCCAGCCATGACGACGCCACCGCCGGCCATGTCGCCGAAGCCATCGCCGACGGCGTCGCCATCGCCGAGTTCCCGACCCGCGAGGAAGCCGCCCGCGCCTCCCACGGCCATGGCATGAAGGTACTGATGGGGGCGCCCAACGTCGTCCGGGGCGGTTCGCATTCGGGAAATATCGCCGCCGCCGAGCTGGCTCGGCTGGGACTGCTCGACATCCTTTCCTCGGATTACATCCCCTACAGCCTGCTGCAGGCGGCGTTCGATCTGCCCCGCCACGCGCCGGAGATGAATCTCGCCGACGCCATGCGCACCGTGACGGTCAACCCCGCGGAAGCCACCGGCCTCGCCGACCGGGGCGAGATCGCCGAGGGCCTGCGCGCCGATCTCGTCCGCGTCCGGCTGGTGGACGGCCTGCCGGTCGTGCGCGGCGTCTGGCGCGAGGGAAGGCGGGTCGCATGA
- a CDS encoding Rossman fold protein, TIGR00730 family yields MSEIASICIYCGSSSRASEAHLDAAARLGRLIAESGRTIIYGGGRLGLMGRVAQGGLAGGGTVVGIIPEHLYKVEVQNEDVTELLVVDTMHTRKAEMVRRADAFCVLPGGIGTLDELVEILTWRQLELHDKPVVVVNQDGYFEPFRALLAHFIEHRYAGPALLEFVSFVDRVEDVLPLLEASPPERFEEHPEKI; encoded by the coding sequence ATGTCAGAGATAGCCTCCATCTGCATCTACTGCGGCTCCAGCAGCCGCGCCAGCGAGGCCCATCTCGACGCCGCGGCCCGGCTGGGCCGGCTGATCGCGGAGAGCGGCCGCACGATCATCTACGGCGGCGGCCGGCTCGGGCTGATGGGCCGGGTCGCGCAGGGCGGCCTGGCCGGCGGCGGCACCGTGGTCGGCATCATCCCCGAACATCTCTACAAGGTCGAGGTCCAGAACGAGGACGTCACCGAACTGCTGGTCGTGGACACGATGCATACACGCAAGGCCGAGATGGTGCGCCGCGCCGACGCCTTCTGCGTGCTGCCGGGCGGTATCGGCACCCTGGACGAACTGGTCGAGATCCTGACCTGGCGGCAGCTGGAGCTGCACGACAAGCCCGTGGTCGTGGTCAATCAGGACGGCTATTTCGAACCGTTCCGCGCCCTGCTCGCACACTTCATCGAGCACCGCTATGCGGGACCGGCGCTTCTCGAGTTCGTCAGTTTCGTCGATCGCGTCGAGGACGTTCTGCCCCTGCTGGAAGCCTCGCCGCCGGAGCGGTTCGAGGAACACCCCGAGAAGATCTGA
- a CDS encoding 3-oxoacyl-ACP reductase: MNNPMGMEGRTVLVTGAAQGIGRAVALQAASLGARLAINDMNADGLAETVDLIGRDDTISHVGSVADAGFVEQMVNDTVKQAGAVHGLVNNAGIVRAAMIHKMPLQTWQEVIDVNLTGVYLCLQAVGRHIIERRKDGDKEPGRIVNVSSIAGRRGTIGQINYGAAKSGVLGLTMSAAREWGRHDLNVNSVCFGLVETPMTETIRGEKFRDQYMASIPLQRFSTPEEVAVPVCFLLSDGASYITGQHLTIDGGSHIGF; encoded by the coding sequence ATGAACAATCCGATGGGGATGGAAGGCCGTACCGTGCTGGTGACAGGCGCGGCGCAGGGAATCGGCCGCGCGGTGGCGCTCCAGGCGGCCTCGCTGGGCGCGCGCCTGGCAATCAACGACATGAACGCCGACGGACTGGCGGAGACCGTTGATCTGATCGGGCGGGATGACACGATCTCCCATGTCGGGTCGGTCGCCGATGCCGGCTTCGTCGAGCAGATGGTCAACGATACGGTCAAGCAGGCGGGCGCCGTCCACGGCCTGGTGAACAATGCGGGGATCGTGCGTGCGGCGATGATCCACAAGATGCCGCTGCAGACCTGGCAGGAGGTGATCGACGTCAACCTGACCGGCGTCTACCTCTGCCTGCAGGCGGTGGGCCGCCACATCATCGAGCGGCGCAAGGACGGCGACAAGGAGCCGGGCCGGATCGTCAACGTCTCCTCCATTGCGGGCCGGCGCGGCACCATCGGCCAGATCAACTACGGCGCGGCCAAGTCGGGCGTGCTCGGACTGACGATGAGCGCGGCGCGCGAATGGGGCCGCCACGATCTCAACGTCAATTCGGTCTGCTTCGGACTGGTCGAGACGCCGATGACCGAGACGATCCGCGGCGAGAAGTTCCGCGACCAGTACATGGCCAGCATCCCGCTGCAGCGGTTCTCGACGCCCGAGGAGGTCGCGGTGCCCGTCTGCTTCCTGCTCTCGGACGGGGCGAGCTACATTACCGGTCAGCACCTGACCATCGACGGCGGCAGTCATATCGGCTTCTGA
- a CDS encoding 2-methylisocitrate lyase, whose protein sequence is MTARSDAFLKLHVKGQPFVMPNPWDAGSTRILESMGFPALATTSAGLAFSLGRRDAEGAVSRAEAIAHARLIAEATDLPVNGDLENGFGPRPEDCAETVRQAVEGGLAGCSIEDTTGDHTNPIVPFELAVERVAAAAEAARQAGGLVLTARAENFLYGRRDPDDTIRRLNAFAEAGADVLYAPGLRDIETVRNVISAVDRPVNVLASPGLTVAAIAEAGAARISLGSAFALAALRGLVGAAEEVMERGSFEFDSAKPGYPEISALMKGRS, encoded by the coding sequence ATGACGGCCCGATCGGACGCCTTCCTGAAGCTCCACGTGAAGGGGCAGCCCTTCGTCATGCCCAATCCATGGGACGCTGGGTCCACCCGAATTCTGGAGAGCATGGGATTCCCGGCGCTGGCGACGACCAGCGCCGGACTGGCCTTCAGCCTCGGGCGGCGCGACGCGGAAGGCGCGGTCAGCCGCGCTGAAGCAATCGCCCACGCGCGCCTGATCGCGGAAGCCACCGATCTGCCGGTCAACGGGGATCTGGAAAATGGCTTCGGCCCGAGGCCGGAGGACTGCGCGGAGACGGTGCGGCAGGCGGTCGAGGGTGGTCTCGCCGGCTGCTCCATCGAGGACACGACGGGCGATCACACGAACCCGATCGTCCCATTCGAATTGGCGGTCGAACGTGTGGCGGCTGCGGCCGAGGCGGCGCGCCAGGCCGGCGGGCTGGTGCTGACCGCGCGGGCAGAGAATTTTCTCTATGGCCGGCGGGATCCGGACGACACCATCCGCCGGCTGAACGCCTTCGCCGAAGCCGGGGCCGATGTGCTTTACGCCCCCGGCCTGCGTGATATCGAGACGGTCCGCAACGTCATCTCGGCCGTCGACAGGCCGGTGAACGTGCTGGCTTCGCCGGGGCTGACGGTCGCCGCGATTGCCGAGGCGGGCGCGGCGAGGATCAGCCTGGGCTCCGCCTTCGCGCTGGCTGCGCTGCGCGGTCTCGTCGGCGCGGCCGAGGAGGTCATGGAGCGCGGCAGCTTTGAATTCGACTCGGCGAAGCCCGGCTATCCCGAAATCAGCGCGCTGATGAAGGGGCGGAGCTGA
- a CDS encoding DUF4856 domain-containing protein, with the protein MKHASKIAAAAVAIAALTTAAQAEEGVYAGFPVTVKGYSGDRTHSVSYTGQAARNVLHDSLKKLAGKGASAEEMLSYYEGKGPGRTIIAPASKNGFPILQSTVDEISGDKNIAGKTYKGAILGWPNALTGPEVVSFWIGKAVGGNGVDLTNGYDYAQLISKFIMGAMNYNQAVDDYLDENLEADKKPNDKPYSDGAAYTGKEHSWDEAFGYFGAPAHAMKLTPAQVYDIAKQNPEALAAADHNGDGKVDLRTEMTFGPAYYAAGFDKGGKTEYLHGIVGAFLEGRKLIAAAGGEKLTDAQRAELKAHAATIDDLWSKVLAEAVFKYAGSVYKDLGKLKIIMDARGETDEVFGDYVKHWGELKGFSLALQTGRENLGETAVRMNRLIGFGPWLLNSSQVVDVDSDGNYLKGQAVEMGEYMLHMLKLQKLMVDEFGIEARNNDMLADIKSLAGQLGNGASAEND; encoded by the coding sequence ATGAAGCACGCTTCGAAAATCGCCGCCGCTGCTGTTGCCATTGCTGCGCTGACGACGGCGGCGCAGGCCGAGGAAGGCGTCTATGCCGGCTTCCCGGTAACGGTGAAGGGGTATTCGGGCGACAGGACGCATTCGGTGTCCTACACCGGGCAGGCGGCGCGCAACGTGCTGCACGACTCGCTGAAGAAGCTGGCCGGCAAGGGCGCCAGCGCCGAGGAGATGCTGAGCTACTACGAGGGCAAGGGGCCGGGTCGTACGATCATCGCACCGGCCTCGAAGAACGGTTTCCCGATCCTGCAGTCGACTGTCGACGAAATCAGCGGCGACAAGAACATCGCCGGCAAGACCTACAAGGGCGCGATCCTGGGCTGGCCCAATGCGCTGACCGGTCCGGAGGTCGTCAGCTTCTGGATCGGCAAGGCCGTCGGCGGCAACGGCGTGGATCTGACCAACGGCTACGACTACGCGCAGCTGATCTCCAAGTTCATCATGGGCGCGATGAACTACAACCAGGCCGTCGACGACTATCTCGACGAGAACCTGGAGGCGGACAAGAAGCCGAACGACAAGCCCTACAGCGATGGCGCGGCCTATACGGGCAAGGAACACAGCTGGGACGAGGCCTTCGGTTATTTCGGCGCGCCCGCCCACGCCATGAAGCTGACGCCGGCGCAGGTCTACGACATCGCCAAGCAGAACCCGGAGGCGCTGGCCGCCGCCGACCACAATGGCGACGGCAAGGTCGACCTCCGCACCGAAATGACCTTCGGGCCGGCCTATTACGCCGCCGGCTTCGACAAGGGCGGCAAGACCGAGTACCTGCACGGCATCGTTGGCGCGTTCCTGGAGGGACGGAAGCTGATCGCCGCCGCTGGCGGCGAGAAGCTGACCGACGCCCAGCGCGCCGAGTTGAAGGCCCATGCCGCGACCATCGATGACCTGTGGTCGAAGGTGCTCGCCGAGGCCGTCTTCAAATATGCCGGTTCCGTCTACAAGGATCTCGGAAAGCTGAAGATCATCATGGACGCCAGGGGCGAGACCGACGAGGTCTTCGGCGACTACGTCAAGCACTGGGGCGAACTGAAGGGCTTCTCGCTGGCGCTGCAGACCGGCCGCGAGAACCTGGGTGAAACCGCCGTGCGGATGAACCGCCTGATCGGTTTCGGCCCGTGGCTGCTGAACTCGAGCCAGGTCGTCGATGTCGACAGCGACGGCAACTACCTCAAGGGCCAGGCAGTGGAGATGGGCGAGTACATGCTGCACATGCTGAAACTCCAGAAGCTGATGGTCGACGAGTTCGGCATCGAGGCGCGCAACAACGACATGCTGGCGGACATCAAGTCGCTGGCCGGCCAGCTCGGCAACGGCGCCAGCGCCGAAAACGACTGA
- a CDS encoding iron ABC transporter substrate-binding protein, translating to MAAGDLAAAEGELDIYSHRQPFLIQPFIDAFTEQTDVKVNVVYASKGLAQRLLVEGERSPADLVLTVDIGRLGVYADKDLLASVDSDVLEQNIPAHLRDPEGRWFGLSIRTRVVAVSRERVEPGAITRIEDLADPKWEGRICSRPGSHVYNRALLASLIAAHGVDQAEAWAEGLVANLARRPQGNDRAQIKAIHEGECDVAIINHYYYGKLKTSETPEHHEWADSVRLVFTNQDDRGSHINISGGGVAKYADNKADAIRFLEFLTSPEAQRLYAEVNTEYPVNPAVETPASLAEWGAFKADDLPIYRIAELAPEAQKIIDRVGW from the coding sequence CTGGCCGCCGGCGATCTTGCCGCGGCGGAAGGGGAACTGGACATCTACTCCCACCGCCAGCCCTTCCTGATCCAGCCCTTCATCGACGCGTTCACCGAGCAGACGGATGTGAAGGTGAACGTCGTCTACGCCTCCAAGGGTCTGGCCCAGCGCCTGCTGGTGGAGGGCGAGCGCAGCCCCGCCGACCTGGTGCTGACGGTCGATATCGGCCGGCTGGGCGTCTACGCGGACAAGGACCTGCTGGCGAGCGTCGATTCCGACGTGCTGGAACAGAACATTCCGGCGCACCTGCGCGACCCGGAGGGCCGCTGGTTCGGCCTGTCCATCCGCACGCGGGTGGTCGCGGTTTCCAGGGAGCGGGTCGAGCCGGGCGCCATCACCCGGATCGAGGATCTCGCCGACCCGAAATGGGAGGGCCGGATCTGCTCCCGGCCCGGCAGTCACGTCTACAACCGCGCCCTGCTGGCCTCATTGATCGCCGCGCACGGCGTCGACCAGGCCGAGGCATGGGCCGAGGGTCTGGTCGCCAATCTGGCACGCCGTCCGCAGGGCAACGACCGCGCCCAGATCAAGGCGATCCACGAAGGCGAATGCGACGTCGCCATCATCAACCACTACTACTATGGCAAGCTGAAGACCTCCGAGACGCCCGAGCATCACGAATGGGCGGACTCGGTGCGGCTTGTCTTCACCAACCAGGACGACCGCGGCAGCCACATCAACATCTCCGGCGGGGGCGTCGCGAAGTACGCCGACAACAAGGCCGACGCCATCCGCTTCCTCGAATTCCTGACCAGCCCCGAGGCGCAGCGGCTCTACGCCGAGGTCAATACCGAGTACCCGGTGAACCCGGCTGTCGAGACCCCGGCGTCGCTCGCGGAGTGGGGCGCTTTCAAGGCCGATGACCTGCCCATCTACCGCATCGCGGAGCTGGCGCCGGAGGCCCAGAAGATCATCGACAGGGTCGGATGGTAG
- a CDS encoding ABC transporter permease has protein sequence MVATDAAAAPPRAGGWLLRPSTLLVVLLAGVLLGPILAVFFAAAQDSEGLWPHLLQTVLPTYVANTVILMTGVGAVALAFGAGAAWFVTHYSFPGRRVLEWALLLPAAVPAYIVAYTYTDFLEYAGPVQGVLRDLFGWRTSREYWFPEIRSMGGAILVMGATLYPYVYMMTRIAFRMTPESLYDVARAHDRNVFLTVALPMARPAMAAGLALVLMETISDFGTVEYFALETLTLGIFNVWLGMNSLPGAAQISIVAVLFVVTLLVMELYARSRRRYADSGRRVTPPRPRRLTGWRAAGCAVACLIPVALGFVFPAAILTGFVLRGHSLDDYATVFAVALNSVWVAAAVAVLVLLCSAILAVTVTWRGNRPLRILAGLAATGYAFPGTILAIGVLTFAGAVDDVIAGVFVEGLGLPGGWYLTGTIALVLLACLVRFQAVGYGALVTGVGRMPPNLLNASRVLGRSFSGGVVQVVLPFIRSSVMAAGLLVFVDVMKELPMTLLLRPFNFETLATFVYQYAKDELLEQAALPALIIVLAGIGPVILMNRMIRSATAVRQL, from the coding sequence ATGGTAGCGACCGACGCAGCCGCCGCGCCGCCGCGAGCGGGCGGGTGGCTGCTGCGCCCTTCGACCCTGCTGGTGGTCCTGCTGGCGGGGGTCCTTCTGGGCCCGATCCTGGCCGTGTTCTTCGCCGCCGCGCAGGACAGCGAAGGTCTCTGGCCGCATCTGCTCCAGACGGTGCTGCCGACCTATGTCGCCAATACCGTCATCCTGATGACCGGGGTCGGCGCGGTGGCGCTGGCCTTCGGCGCGGGGGCCGCCTGGTTCGTCACCCATTACAGCTTTCCGGGACGCCGCGTCCTGGAATGGGCGCTGCTGCTGCCGGCGGCGGTGCCCGCCTACATCGTCGCCTACACCTATACGGACTTCCTCGAATACGCCGGACCGGTGCAGGGCGTGCTCAGGGACCTGTTCGGCTGGCGGACGTCGCGTGAATACTGGTTCCCCGAGATCCGCTCCATGGGTGGCGCCATCCTGGTGATGGGCGCGACGCTCTATCCTTACGTCTACATGATGACGCGGATCGCCTTCCGGATGACGCCGGAATCCCTCTACGACGTGGCCCGTGCGCATGACCGCAACGTCTTCCTCACCGTCGCCCTGCCCATGGCGCGGCCGGCGATGGCCGCCGGGCTGGCGCTGGTGCTGATGGAGACGATCTCCGACTTCGGCACCGTCGAGTATTTCGCGCTGGAGACGCTCACGCTCGGCATCTTCAATGTCTGGCTGGGCATGAACAGCCTGCCGGGCGCGGCGCAGATCTCCATCGTCGCCGTGCTTTTCGTCGTCACACTTCTGGTGATGGAGCTCTACGCGCGGTCGCGGCGGCGCTATGCGGATTCGGGGCGGCGGGTGACGCCGCCGAGGCCCCGGCGGCTGACCGGCTGGCGCGCCGCCGGCTGCGCCGTGGCCTGTCTGATTCCGGTAGCGCTGGGCTTCGTCTTCCCTGCCGCGATCCTGACCGGTTTCGTGCTGCGCGGCCATTCGCTGGACGACTACGCCACGGTCTTCGCCGTGGCCCTGAACTCGGTCTGGGTCGCGGCGGCGGTCGCCGTGCTGGTGCTCCTGTGCTCGGCCATTCTTGCGGTCACCGTCACCTGGCGGGGCAATCGCCCGCTCAGGATCCTGGCCGGGCTGGCGGCGACCGGCTACGCCTTTCCCGGCACCATTCTCGCCATCGGCGTGCTCACCTTCGCAGGGGCGGTGGACGATGTCATCGCGGGCGTCTTCGTCGAGGGTCTGGGCCTGCCTGGCGGCTGGTACCTGACGGGCACCATCGCCCTGGTGCTGCTCGCCTGTCTGGTGCGCTTCCAGGCGGTGGGCTATGGCGCCCTGGTCACGGGCGTGGGCCGCATGCCGCCCAACCTGCTGAATGCCAGCCGCGTCCTGGGCCGCAGCTTCTCCGGCGGCGTCGTGCAGGTGGTGCTGCCCTTCATCCGCAGCTCGGTGATGGCGGCCGGCCTGCTGGTCTTCGTCGACGTGATGAAGGAACTGCCGATGACGCTGCTGCTGCGGCCTTTCAACTTCGAGACCCTGGCGACCTTCGTCTACCAGTACGCCAAGGACGAACTGCTGGAACAGGCGGCGCTGCCGGCGTTGATCATCGTCCTCGCCGGCATCGGCCCGGTCATCCTGATGAACCGCATGATCCGCAGCGCGACGGCCGTGCGGCAGCTCTAG